From one Lolium rigidum isolate FL_2022 chromosome 4, APGP_CSIRO_Lrig_0.1, whole genome shotgun sequence genomic stretch:
- the LOC124707156 gene encoding uncharacterized protein LOC124707156 isoform X1: MVAARSQKERSVPAKEKRSESNSNMVCSNPLPGPRSSSSRTPNRQKAEEEPRQWWSVGTRGTIRFLLLINPNRPHAGMGTMPGSKKKSAMPPMPSCGTVVSNKRKMAAVSGSAASLPDEMVEEVLLRLPVKSIVRFRAVCRSWSAMFSSEEFCCLHRAMLANAAPTATPKLLYVSPAAGFDSTAMYSCSPSDPRDNLLFTLDCARGNFVEVVTPAPCHGLTLLYDAVPPAYYICNAATREVTRLPPYLDMSRRSSAGLGFDARTRKYKVVRLINAKPKEKEMIKCEVYTAGGGYGDRWRPATREVPFGMRRFVLAAVANAARHKLPPVFANGSLHWLVNPKSFLSWPRAAVISFSVAEETFTYSRSPSFWASEQHQPPLARVSVEHLVEMDNQLCMVRDLRNNPNCSTLEIWKLLDYSSGNWSLSHQIDLSGQVARDFCEPQIVRVIGSVGNCRSVKKIIIATSKRMVDQKFENKVHSYDPRSKALETILSVRETHTSRITNTPSSRFGLFEESLAAVHKTDREIALSSTLAKATKEILLRLPAKSVIQTKLVCKQWLSLTESQSFIQSYLEHKNMDKRPKVMLVGKGTGQSGFSFAPLNRCLPEDHRHIVLLDTKMVCSKPCHGLNLISTEENDYLYNPCTGFHKVYCNQAQAQAEQHAFAVGNKNVGLGFDLLTCEHFLVEIFYKLKDFESRQYALTCELWRCKSGGYAQNSLVPPLPMNDMPPAYLEGMLYWMSEPRLGQKYERAIISFDIATNAFGVIPCPPCIAVWNGRCHQHAFVVELEGVLCAVLADPVGNNLDIWKLKHGEWGIAYIVHLEAWPDYSLETNVVVPLAVDPVDGRILLNTGKKLGLYDPVERTIQNLCSLDGAVACSKDQQSAGKPNIMGSEIRPLVPMLYEDNLACYPRVGKTRWM, from the exons ATGGTGGCCGCGCGATCCCAGAAAGAAAGATCAGTTCCAGCCAAAGAGAAACGATCTGAATCCAATTCCAACATGGTTTGCTCGAATCCTTTGCCCGGACCCCGCTCGTCTTCCTCCCGGACACCAAATCGCCAAAAAGCGGAGGAGGAACCCCGACAGTGGTGGTCTGTTGGGACTCGGGGCACAATTCGATTCCTCTTGCTT ATCAATCCCAATCGGCCGCACGCCGGGATGGGCACGATGCCTGGCAGCAAGAAGAAGAGTGCCATGCCGCCAATGCCATCCTGCGGCACGGTGGTGAGCAACAAGAGGAAGATGGCTGCTGTATCCGGTTCCGCGGCGTCGCTCCCGGACGAGATGGTTGAGGAGGTGCTGCTGCGGCTTCCCGTCAAATCCATCGTACGCTTCCGGGCCGTCTGCCGCTCCTGGTCTGCAATGTTCTCCTCCGAGGAATTCTGCTGCCTCCACAGGGCGATGCTGGCTAATGCTGCACCGACAGCAACACCAAAGCTACTGTATGTCTCACCTGCAGCAGGATTTGACTCCACGGCCATGTACTCATGCTCGCCATCGGACCCCAGAGATAACCTATTGTTCACCCTCGACTGTGCCCGCGGCAACTTTGTGGAGGTAGTGACGCCCGCGCCGTGCCATGGCCTCACCCTTCTCTACGATGCTGTTCCGCCGGCTTACTACATTTGCAATGCGGCCACACGGGAAGTCACGCGCCTGCCGCCTTACCTTGACATGAGCCGCAGGTCCTCTGCTGGACTGGGATTTGATGCCCGGACAAGGAAGTACAAGGTGGTGAGGCTCATCAATGCAAAGCCCAAGGAGAAGGAGATGATCAAGTGTGAGGTGTACACAGCTGGAGGCGGGTATGGGGATCGCTGGAGGCCAGCTACCAGAGAGGTACCCTTTGGGATGCGCAGGTTTGTGCTTGCTGCTGTCGCTAATGCTGCCAGGCACAAACTACCACCTGTGTTTGCGAACGGATCTCTGCACTGGTTGGTCAACCCTAAATCCTTCCTCAGCTGGCCTAGAGCTGCTGTCATATCCTTTTCAGTCGCAGAGGAGACGTTCACATATTCCCGATCACCTTCATTCTGGGCATCAGAACAGCACCAGCCTCCCTTGGCCAGGGTATCAGTAGAGCACCTAGTGGAGATGGATAACCAACTGTGTATGGTCCGAGACCTTCGCAACAATCCTAATTGTAGCACTTTGGAAATTTGGAAGCTGCTTGATTATAGCTCTGGTAACTGGTCACTGAGTCATCAAATTGATTTGTCAGGGCAAGTGGCAAGAGATTTTTGCGAGCCACAGATTGTAAGAGTTATTGGTTCTGTTGGCAATTGCAGGTCAGTGAAGAAGATTATCATCGCTACTAGCAAGCGCATGGTTGATCAAAAGTTCGAGAACAAGGTTCACTCCTATGACCCTAGGTCCAAAGCTCTAGAGACCATTCTTTCAGTCAGAGAGACACACACATCTCGTATAACCAATACCCCTAGTTCAAGATTCGGTTTATTCGAAGAGAGCCTTGCTGCAGTTCATAAAACAGATAGAGAGATAGCGTTATCATCTACCCTGGCTAAGGCGACTAaagagatcctcctccgcctcccagcCAAATCAGTCATACAGACTAAACTTGTCTGCAAGCAGTGGCTCAGTTTGACCGAAAGTCAAAGCTTCATTCAGTCGTACCTTGAACATAAGAACATGGATAAAAGACCAAAGGTCATGCTTGTTGGCAAGGGCACTGGACAGTCAGGCTTCAGTTTTGCTCCCCTGAATAGATGTCTTCCAGAAGATCATAGGCACATTGTGCTGCTTGATACAAAGATGGTTTGCTCGAAGCCTTGCCACGGTCTGAACCTGATAAGCACCGAGGAAAATGACTATCTCTACAACCCATGTACAGGTTTCCACAAGGTGTACTGTAACCAGGCGCAGGCGCAAGCGGAACAACATGCTTTTGCAGTTGGCAACAAGAATGTCGGATTGGGCTTCGACCTCTTGACTTGTGAGCATTTTCTCGTGGAAATCTTCTACAAGCTAAAGGACTTTGAATCTCGTCAATATGCCTTGACATGCGAGTTATGGCGGTGTAAATCCGGAGGTTACGCCCAAAATTCTCTGGTCCCACCTCTACCTATGAATGATATGCCACCCGCCTATCTTGAAGGGATGTTGTACTGGATGAGCGAGCCAAGGTTGGGACAGAAGTATGAGCGGGCCATTATCTCTTTCGACATTGCTACAAATGCTTTTGGTGTCATCCCTTGCCCTCCATGCATTGCAGTGTGGAATGGAAGATGTCATCAGCATGCATTTGTGGTAGAGCTGGAGGGAGTATTATGTGCTGTTCTAGCGGATCCAGTTGGGAACAATTTAGATATATGGAAGCTAAAGCATGGTGAATGGGGCATAGCATATATAGTTCACTTAGAAGCATGGCCTGACTATTCCCTTGAGACAAATGTTGTGGTGCCATTAGCTGTTGATCCTGTTGATGGAAGGATCCTGCTGAACACTGGGAAAAAATTAGGTTTATATGATCCAGTGGAGCGAACAATTCAGAATCTGTGTTCACTTGATGGGGCTGTCGCATGCTCTAAAGACCAACAATCAGCCGGGAAACCAAATATAATGGGCAGTGAAATTAGGCCTCTTGTTCCTATGTTATATGAGGATAACTTAGCGTGTTATCCCCGTGTGGGCAAAACAAGATGGATGTGA
- the LOC124707156 gene encoding uncharacterized protein LOC124707156 isoform X2 translates to MGTMPGSKKKSAMPPMPSCGTVVSNKRKMAAVSGSAASLPDEMVEEVLLRLPVKSIVRFRAVCRSWSAMFSSEEFCCLHRAMLANAAPTATPKLLYVSPAAGFDSTAMYSCSPSDPRDNLLFTLDCARGNFVEVVTPAPCHGLTLLYDAVPPAYYICNAATREVTRLPPYLDMSRRSSAGLGFDARTRKYKVVRLINAKPKEKEMIKCEVYTAGGGYGDRWRPATREVPFGMRRFVLAAVANAARHKLPPVFANGSLHWLVNPKSFLSWPRAAVISFSVAEETFTYSRSPSFWASEQHQPPLARVSVEHLVEMDNQLCMVRDLRNNPNCSTLEIWKLLDYSSGNWSLSHQIDLSGQVARDFCEPQIVRVIGSVGNCRSVKKIIIATSKRMVDQKFENKVHSYDPRSKALETILSVRETHTSRITNTPSSRFGLFEESLAAVHKTDREIALSSTLAKATKEILLRLPAKSVIQTKLVCKQWLSLTESQSFIQSYLEHKNMDKRPKVMLVGKGTGQSGFSFAPLNRCLPEDHRHIVLLDTKMVCSKPCHGLNLISTEENDYLYNPCTGFHKVYCNQAQAQAEQHAFAVGNKNVGLGFDLLTCEHFLVEIFYKLKDFESRQYALTCELWRCKSGGYAQNSLVPPLPMNDMPPAYLEGMLYWMSEPRLGQKYERAIISFDIATNAFGVIPCPPCIAVWNGRCHQHAFVVELEGVLCAVLADPVGNNLDIWKLKHGEWGIAYIVHLEAWPDYSLETNVVVPLAVDPVDGRILLNTGKKLGLYDPVERTIQNLCSLDGAVACSKDQQSAGKPNIMGSEIRPLVPMLYEDNLACYPRVGKTRWM, encoded by the coding sequence ATGGGCACGATGCCTGGCAGCAAGAAGAAGAGTGCCATGCCGCCAATGCCATCCTGCGGCACGGTGGTGAGCAACAAGAGGAAGATGGCTGCTGTATCCGGTTCCGCGGCGTCGCTCCCGGACGAGATGGTTGAGGAGGTGCTGCTGCGGCTTCCCGTCAAATCCATCGTACGCTTCCGGGCCGTCTGCCGCTCCTGGTCTGCAATGTTCTCCTCCGAGGAATTCTGCTGCCTCCACAGGGCGATGCTGGCTAATGCTGCACCGACAGCAACACCAAAGCTACTGTATGTCTCACCTGCAGCAGGATTTGACTCCACGGCCATGTACTCATGCTCGCCATCGGACCCCAGAGATAACCTATTGTTCACCCTCGACTGTGCCCGCGGCAACTTTGTGGAGGTAGTGACGCCCGCGCCGTGCCATGGCCTCACCCTTCTCTACGATGCTGTTCCGCCGGCTTACTACATTTGCAATGCGGCCACACGGGAAGTCACGCGCCTGCCGCCTTACCTTGACATGAGCCGCAGGTCCTCTGCTGGACTGGGATTTGATGCCCGGACAAGGAAGTACAAGGTGGTGAGGCTCATCAATGCAAAGCCCAAGGAGAAGGAGATGATCAAGTGTGAGGTGTACACAGCTGGAGGCGGGTATGGGGATCGCTGGAGGCCAGCTACCAGAGAGGTACCCTTTGGGATGCGCAGGTTTGTGCTTGCTGCTGTCGCTAATGCTGCCAGGCACAAACTACCACCTGTGTTTGCGAACGGATCTCTGCACTGGTTGGTCAACCCTAAATCCTTCCTCAGCTGGCCTAGAGCTGCTGTCATATCCTTTTCAGTCGCAGAGGAGACGTTCACATATTCCCGATCACCTTCATTCTGGGCATCAGAACAGCACCAGCCTCCCTTGGCCAGGGTATCAGTAGAGCACCTAGTGGAGATGGATAACCAACTGTGTATGGTCCGAGACCTTCGCAACAATCCTAATTGTAGCACTTTGGAAATTTGGAAGCTGCTTGATTATAGCTCTGGTAACTGGTCACTGAGTCATCAAATTGATTTGTCAGGGCAAGTGGCAAGAGATTTTTGCGAGCCACAGATTGTAAGAGTTATTGGTTCTGTTGGCAATTGCAGGTCAGTGAAGAAGATTATCATCGCTACTAGCAAGCGCATGGTTGATCAAAAGTTCGAGAACAAGGTTCACTCCTATGACCCTAGGTCCAAAGCTCTAGAGACCATTCTTTCAGTCAGAGAGACACACACATCTCGTATAACCAATACCCCTAGTTCAAGATTCGGTTTATTCGAAGAGAGCCTTGCTGCAGTTCATAAAACAGATAGAGAGATAGCGTTATCATCTACCCTGGCTAAGGCGACTAaagagatcctcctccgcctcccagcCAAATCAGTCATACAGACTAAACTTGTCTGCAAGCAGTGGCTCAGTTTGACCGAAAGTCAAAGCTTCATTCAGTCGTACCTTGAACATAAGAACATGGATAAAAGACCAAAGGTCATGCTTGTTGGCAAGGGCACTGGACAGTCAGGCTTCAGTTTTGCTCCCCTGAATAGATGTCTTCCAGAAGATCATAGGCACATTGTGCTGCTTGATACAAAGATGGTTTGCTCGAAGCCTTGCCACGGTCTGAACCTGATAAGCACCGAGGAAAATGACTATCTCTACAACCCATGTACAGGTTTCCACAAGGTGTACTGTAACCAGGCGCAGGCGCAAGCGGAACAACATGCTTTTGCAGTTGGCAACAAGAATGTCGGATTGGGCTTCGACCTCTTGACTTGTGAGCATTTTCTCGTGGAAATCTTCTACAAGCTAAAGGACTTTGAATCTCGTCAATATGCCTTGACATGCGAGTTATGGCGGTGTAAATCCGGAGGTTACGCCCAAAATTCTCTGGTCCCACCTCTACCTATGAATGATATGCCACCCGCCTATCTTGAAGGGATGTTGTACTGGATGAGCGAGCCAAGGTTGGGACAGAAGTATGAGCGGGCCATTATCTCTTTCGACATTGCTACAAATGCTTTTGGTGTCATCCCTTGCCCTCCATGCATTGCAGTGTGGAATGGAAGATGTCATCAGCATGCATTTGTGGTAGAGCTGGAGGGAGTATTATGTGCTGTTCTAGCGGATCCAGTTGGGAACAATTTAGATATATGGAAGCTAAAGCATGGTGAATGGGGCATAGCATATATAGTTCACTTAGAAGCATGGCCTGACTATTCCCTTGAGACAAATGTTGTGGTGCCATTAGCTGTTGATCCTGTTGATGGAAGGATCCTGCTGAACACTGGGAAAAAATTAGGTTTATATGATCCAGTGGAGCGAACAATTCAGAATCTGTGTTCACTTGATGGGGCTGTCGCATGCTCTAAAGACCAACAATCAGCCGGGAAACCAAATATAATGGGCAGTGAAATTAGGCCTCTTGTTCCTATGTTATATGAGGATAACTTAGCGTGTTATCCCCGTGTGGGCAAAACAAGATGGATGTGA